The genomic segment ATATGCTCGCAGCATTGAACACGTCCACCTGATTGTATGCTACAGTTTTCACTATTCCCTCACGGTTTAGGAGGCATAGTGTCGGTGCTTTTCCATGATAACGTAGACCACCTGCATGTATTGGGGGCGGCACGAACATGTGCCCTAGCGTATACATCTTGAAGAGCGGGGTCAATCTCGCCGTGTCCCCATGGTCATAGGTGTAGAAGCCCTTTGTAATCGAGGGACATGCAGTCGGCTCCACTGCAAGAAACTGAACATCCTTCGGAGCTTTTCCTGAAACCTTATCATAATAGAAGGGCCAATACAATCCTGAAAAACTGCTTCCCCCGCCTATGCAGCCGACGATTAGATCCGGATAATCATCTACTTGTTCCAGTTGCTTCTGCGTCTCTAATCCTATGATCGTCTGATGGAGAAGAACGTGATTTGCTACACTTCCAATCGAGTATTTAGCATCATCATGGGTGACAGCATCCTCAACAGCCTCACTTATCGCTATTCCTAGGCTTCCAGGGCAATCTGGATCCTCCTTCAGGATCCTTCTGCCGCTCTCCGTCCTATCAGTGGGGCTGGCATAAACCTCTGCGCCCCATGACTCCATAAGGACTCTTCTATATGGTTTCTGAAGATAACTAACCTTAACCATGTAGACTGTAGCCTTGATCCCAAGCATCATGCACGCAAATGCTAATGCGGATCCCCATTGACCAGCACCAGTTTCAGTAGTAAGCCTCTCGACCCCATCCTTCTTCGCATAGTATGCTTGTGCAACAGCCGTGTTTGGCTTATGGCTTCCTGGCGGGCTTACCCCCTCATACTTGTAGTAGATCTTTGCAGGTGTTCCCAGAGCTTTCTCTAGCTTCTCTGCCCTATAGAGTGGGGTTGGCCGCCAAGCCCTATAAACTTCCCGAACCTCCTCTGGGATGCTAATCCATCTCTCCTGGCTGACCTCCTGCATCACACACTCTTTTGGGAACAACCTCATCAACTTTTCAGGTTTCACTGGCTCCCTTGTCATGGGGTCAATGGGGGGTGGAAGAGGCTTGGGAAGATCTGGGAGAATACAGTACCACTTCTTCGGTATGCTTTCCTCGTCCAATACAATCTTTTTCGGCGCCACCTTCTATCGCCTCATGACCATTAGTGCATATTTTTGCACATTTACGCCATATTTAAGCCTTTGCGTACAACAGTGTACATAAAGAGTATGATTAAAAATCGATTGGCCTTTATCTCTTATCTACAAGGGTTGCTTGCTTGATCATCAAACTTCCCGCACAACCTTTCCAGAAGGTCTCCGCCTCCAAGATTCTAATTCTCTTGTTGAAAAACGGCGCGTCCGTCACGAATGTCTCATACTCACCGCCTTCCCCAACTAGAGATATATTGAATTTCTTAGCAACTTCGACGAGTTCTTTTAGAGATTGCTCATCAATCTTCCTTCCAAGCCAATTCTCACCTAGACCATATGCATATACACCCGTAATTATCGTATCAAACCCCGAAGAAACAATCTCATTCATCAGTTTCATTGGGTCCACTTGCCAAAGAGGAGTGATCGATTCCAAACCAAGTTCCCAGCATACTCGATCAATACGCTGCTTCTGAAAACTTGAGGATATCACACCTGAGACTACACCCTCGACATCCAGATCCCGCAGCAGATTCTTCAGGTCATTGATCTCTTCCTTCTCGCTTCTTGAATTAGACACTGTCTTCTTCAATGGTATTCCTGAAGCTTTAGCAAAAAGACTTGTTAAGTTAATGTTTGGGTAATGGAAGAGTAAACTATCCTCTCTTTTAGGTATAACTGTCGCCAAACATTCAACATATAAGCCCATTTTAATGGCCCTATATAGAGCGAGGGACGAATCTTTCCCACCACTTATCAGCGCAGCAACCCTCATTCCAATCCCGAAAAGGATTTATCCTATCTAAAAAATATCCTGCTGACCTCCATCTTCCATGAGGGCAGCCCACTAGGATCCTCTGGATATTCAAGGTAGAGTTCTCTGGCTTTCTTGCTTTCCTCAGCCATTTTCCTCAGTTTTACAAGTAAAGATGGGCGACCCAGCCCTTGAAAGATTCTTCGAGCGGCCTCAGTTATGTTTAGGCGTATATTTTCTCCCATGCTAGCCGATAGTACGTCATCCTCTTTTATAAGGCGGCACCTCATACCATGATTGAGATCCTCGTTTGACAATCCTTGAAGGAAAAGTCTGAAAACATCCAGCCCAGCCTGTTTTGCGCCGTAAGTTCTCATATACCTAACATTTATGGACCATAATTTCTCTAGGCTTGGGCAGCCGTCCTGTAAAGACTCGGAGATGACTTCAGCCGCTATTTTTCCTCCCATCATCGATGGACCCATCCCTCCCCCATGAATGGGGTTGACTTGGCATGCTGCATCTCCAATCACAACTACACCGTTACCGACAAAAGAATCTAAAGGTCTTCTAGTCGGCACGCAGCCTCCGCCACCATCCAAGAGCTTAGATCCCTTAAAGAGCGGCATCGATATTACGAATTTTTGAAGATTAGTCTTCGGATTTGGGTATCCCTTCACTGCAGCTACACCAAGGCCCACATTAACCTTAAAGTCTTTCTTAGGGAAGATCCAGTAATACCCGCCTGGCGAAACTTCCTGGTTAAGATAGATCTCCAGGAATCCCGCTTCCATATCTTGCCCCTCAACTTTTCTAATTTCTCTATAGCAGACAACTAAGTCCTCTCGTGGAACGCTTAATGGCACCCCAATCTCTGGCGGGAGCTTAGTTCTGACAGCTGCGTAGACCCCGCTCGCATCCACTGTTACGTCTCCACCAATTTCAATTTTAGATCCGTTATCTAATCTTCTTGCCCTAACTCCTTTCACGAACCCGTCTTTGACAATAGGCTCCAGGACACGGGTTGAGTCCAATAGTATGGCGCCTGAGTCTAAAGCGTCCATTAAAAGCCTCTGTCCAAACGCGTGACGGTTGACCATAAATCCTGTCAATCCTTCACCCGAAATCTTGAATACGGTTTCCCGGTCTGGAGAATAAATCTTAACGCCCTCAACTTCGCCATCAAGCTCATCACCTCTTGGATACCGTATACCAAGATTGTCGAAGTGATGTTTTCCAATGGCATCCCCGCAGACCTTGGCGCCGATCCTTGACATCTCCTTCTGATCGAGGATGCATACTTTAAATCCAGCGGTGGCCAATGTTTTTGCAGCCAAGCATCCAGCTGTACCAGCACCAACAACTATCGACTCATACTTCTCCAATCAGATTTCTCCAACTTTTTAACACTCTGGATTTACTCATCAAAACTTATAAATCATGCAGTAAGCTAGCATCTATCAACTTTTGATAAACACATATACCACCCAATAATATGGGAAATTAGAAAACGAAAGGTTATCAAGATGAGGTTAATATTGCCGAAACCTGTTTCAGCCGGCATTATTTTATCGTACACTTGCACATGCGAGTGTAAGCATTGCATGTATGCATGTTCCCCTAAATGGAAGGATGGGTGGATTAATACTGCTGATGCTGAAAAGATTATTAAAAGTCTATCGGGAACGATTCAGGTAAGCCCGTTTGGGCGAAGGAGGGTTAGCATTAACTATGGTCTCCACTTCACTGGCGGAGAGCCTTTCCTGAACTTCAATCTCCTAGTTAAACTTGTCAGGATTGCCAGCAAGTTTAACATTCCCTCCACTTTTGTTGAAACAAACTCTTTCTGGAGCATGGATGACAGTACCGCCAGATCCAAGATGATTATACTGAAAGATGCAGGTCTAGACGGTATTCTCGTAAGCGTCAATCCTTTCATTCTCGAGCATATCCCATTCGACAGAACTCTTCGAACCATTAGGCTGGCCCGAGAGGTTTTTGGCGATAACGTGATAGTCTATCAGGAGATGTTCCTCCACCAATTCATGATTCTAGGAGTTAAAGGAACATTGCGGTTAGAGGAATACTTGAAATGTGCGGGCCCAGGCGGTCTGACAAACGTTGAATTGCTTCCGATGGGGAGAGCTTGCTATAAACTTGCACAGTTTTTCCGAAAATTCAAATCTGAAGTCTTTTTCCATGAATCCTGCCTAAATGAGTTGACCCGTCAATGGCATGTTCACATCGAT from the Candidatus Bathyarchaeota archaeon genome contains:
- a CDS encoding NAD(P)/FAD-dependent oxidoreductase; translation: MEKYESIVVGAGTAGCLAAKTLATAGFKVCILDQKEMSRIGAKVCGDAIGKHHFDNLGIRYPRGDELDGEVEGVKIYSPDRETVFKISGEGLTGFMVNRHAFGQRLLMDALDSGAILLDSTRVLEPIVKDGFVKGVRARRLDNGSKIEIGGDVTVDASGVYAAVRTKLPPEIGVPLSVPREDLVVCYREIRKVEGQDMEAGFLEIYLNQEVSPGGYYWIFPKKDFKVNVGLGVAAVKGYPNPKTNLQKFVISMPLFKGSKLLDGGGGCVPTRRPLDSFVGNGVVVIGDAACQVNPIHGGGMGPSMMGGKIAAEVISESLQDGCPSLEKLWSINVRYMRTYGAKQAGLDVFRLFLQGLSNEDLNHGMRCRLIKEDDVLSASMGENIRLNITEAARRIFQGLGRPSLLVKLRKMAEESKKARELYLEYPEDPSGLPSWKMEVSRIFFR
- a CDS encoding radical SAM protein, with the protein product MPKPVSAGIILSYTCTCECKHCMYACSPKWKDGWINTADAEKIIKSLSGTIQVSPFGRRRVSINYGLHFTGGEPFLNFNLLVKLVRIASKFNIPSTFVETNSFWSMDDSTARSKMIILKDAGLDGILVSVNPFILEHIPFDRTLRTIRLAREVFGDNVIVYQEMFLHQFMILGVKGTLRLEEYLKCAGPGGLTNVELLPMGRACYKLAQFFRKFKSEVFFHESCLNELTRQWHVHIDCYGNFIPGYCGGLSLGNVTGEESLCREIDLDKHPIIACLLSTNGLEKLYRMAVNEFDYRSLPDGYISKCHLCVDIRKHISLQTSEFLELRPKEFYENL
- a CDS encoding TIGR00289 family protein — translated: MRVAALISGGKDSSLALYRAIKMGLYVECLATVIPKREDSLLFHYPNINLTSLFAKASGIPLKKTVSNSRSEKEEINDLKNLLRDLDVEGVVSGVISSSFQKQRIDRVCWELGLESITPLWQVDPMKLMNEIVSSGFDTIITGVYAYGLGENWLGRKIDEQSLKELVEVAKKFNISLVGEGGEYETFVTDAPFFNKRIRILEAETFWKGCAGSLMIKQATLVDKR
- a CDS encoding TrpB-like pyridoxal phosphate-dependent enzyme; protein product: MAPKKIVLDEESIPKKWYCILPDLPKPLPPPIDPMTREPVKPEKLMRLFPKECVMQEVSQERWISIPEEVREVYRAWRPTPLYRAEKLEKALGTPAKIYYKYEGVSPPGSHKPNTAVAQAYYAKKDGVERLTTETGAGQWGSALAFACMMLGIKATVYMVKVSYLQKPYRRVLMESWGAEVYASPTDRTESGRRILKEDPDCPGSLGIAISEAVEDAVTHDDAKYSIGSVANHVLLHQTIIGLETQKQLEQVDDYPDLIVGCIGGGSSFSGLYWPFYYDKVSGKAPKDVQFLAVEPTACPSITKGFYTYDHGDTARLTPLFKMYTLGHMFVPPPIHAGGLRYHGKAPTLCLLNREGIVKTVAYNQVDVFNAASIFIKAEGLIPAPEPAHAIKAVIDEALKCKETGEEKTILFLLCGHGYFDMQAYDDYLNGKLMPYEYPEEKVKEAMQKLKELYPWLEIEK